One stretch of Kwoniella newhampshirensis strain CBS 13917 chromosome 5, whole genome shotgun sequence DNA includes these proteins:
- a CDS encoding casein kinase I isoform epsilon, with product MTSMDLRVGGKYRIGKKIGSGSFGDIYLGVNIVSGEEVGIKLESVKAKHPQLEYESKVYKTLAGGVGVPFVRWYGTECDYNAMVMDLLGPSLEDLFNFCNRKFSLKTVLLLADQLISRVEYVHSRNFIHRDIKPDNFLMGIGKRGNQVNVIDFGLAKKYRDPKTHLHIPYRENKNLTGTARYTSINTHLGVEQSRRDDLESLGYVLMYFLRGQLPWQGLKAATKKQKYDRIMEKKMTTPTEVLCRGFPNEFAIYLNYCRSLRFDDKPDYSYLRKLFRDLFVREGFQYDYVFDWSVQPGAKTQNNDDSGLVAEQRAALLQQQKRRVMPEEQLQQQQAQENQRQLRSQTRNNAREAGW from the exons GTGATATTTACCTCGGTGTGAACATCGTGTCCGGCGAGGAGGTCGGCATCAAGCTCGAGTCTGTCAAGGCCAAGCATCCTCAACTGGAATACGAATCCAAGGTCTACAAGACTTTAGCCGGTGGTGTCGGAGTACCGTTCGTCCGATGGTACGGTACCGAGTGTGACTACAATGCGATGGTCATGGATTTACT CGGTCCCTCCCTCGAAGACCTCTTCAACTTTTGCAACCGAAAGTTCTCCCTCAAGACTGTTCTCCTTCTGGCCGATCAACTCATTTCGCGTGTCGAGTACGTTCACTCCCGAAACTTTATTCACCGAGACATCAAGCCCGATAACTTCTTGATGGGTATCGGCAAGCGAGGCAACCAGGTCAATGTCATCGACTTCGGACTCGCCAAGAAGTACCGTGACCCCAAGACCCACCTTCACATCCCTTACCGAGAGAACAAGAACCTTACTGGTACTGCTCGATACACCTCCATCAATACTCATTTGGGTGTTGAGCAGTCTCGTCGAGATGACTTGGAGTCTTTGGGTTACGTCCTCATG TATTTCCTTCGAGGTCAACTTCCTTGGCAGGGTCTCAAGGCCGCTAcaaagaagcagaagtACGACCGTATCatggagaaga AGATGACCACCCCCACCGAAGTCCTTTGCCGAGGCTTCCCCAACGAGTTCGCCATCTACCTCAACTACTGCCGATCCCTCCGTTTCGACGACAAGCCCGACTACTCTTACCTTCGAAAGCTTTTCCGAGACCTCTTCGTTCGCGAAGGCTTCCAGTATGACTACGTTTTCGACTGGTCTGTCCAGCCTGGCGCCAAGACTCAGAACAACGACGATTCGGGCCTCGTGGCAGAGCAGAGAGCGGCTTTGttgcagcagcagaagcgACGGGTCATGCCTGAGGAACAGttgcagcagcagcaagcTCAGGAGAACCAGAGGCAGTTGAGAAGTCAGACAAGGAACAACGCTCGGGAGGCGGGGTGGTAG